The following is a genomic window from Saprospiraceae bacterium.
GCCGGAAGTAAATGCGTCTTGTGTAATCATTTTTGTGAGAGATTGTGATTACAGGTTGGCTCAAGGGCCAATTTACGCATTTACTTTTTATATATATTTTTTATCCTAATGTATTTTAAAAGTTATCGGAGTATTGTAAAATGACTTTGGTCAAAAAAGCCTAACTCATAAGCTGCATCAGTCGATAACTCTCCATTTTCCAAAAGTGTCTTCGCCTTAATTGTTTTTTCTTGCTGTTTTAACTGGCCAATTGTTAATCCATATTTTTTCTTAAACTTTCTTTGAAAATGAAATTTACTCAAATGGGCCTCTTGAGCAAGTTCATCTATGGATAAATCATAGTTCAAATTTGGTAAAATATTCAAGCTTTCATTTAACTCGTCTTTTTGGCCTACTTGCTGTGGATTGATTAGTAAATTGATTCCCGAAATAATTTTCTTTAATTCTGTTTTAGTATAGTTTAGCTTTATTTTATTAAGTAAGTCGGCTATTATATTGATTACATTTACATCAATTACCTTGAGTGTACCAATTTTGTTTTTTTTTCTGTACACTCAAAATATTCTTGTGGCAAGAAAAATGCCTTGTAAACGGTATGTTGAGAGATTATGTTTCTATGAACCTTAAAAGGTTCTATTATTAATGCTTCAGCCTCTCCAACCTGTATATTCTCCCAGTATTGACCCCCTAATTGGCGCGAAGCTGACCCCCTAGTTGAAGTGGGATACAAAGCTAAATTTTTATTCTCAGACTTTTACCTTTCAGGTCAAAATTGAAGCATTTTGCAAGTATTCTGTCCAGTATGGCATCTGCAATAGTTGGTTCGTTTATAAAAGAGTGCCAATGTTCTATAGGGAGTTGCGAGACGATGATGGTAGATTTATAATCATACCTGTCTTCGAGCATTTGTAGTAAAGCAAGTTTTGCATTTTGGTCGAGCTGCTGTAGTCCGAAGTCATCCAAAATGATGAGATCAGCTTTTTTTAATTGGTTAAGCCATTTAATGTAAGTGCCCTGGAGTTTGGCTAGCGATAGTTGTTCGGTAAATCGATTCATATTGAAGTATAGGGTGCGATAAGCATGTAAACAAGCTTGATTGCCGAGTGCACAAGCCAGGAAAGATTTGCCGCTGCCGGTAGCTCCCGTGATGATGACATTCTGGGCTCTTTCGATAAAAGAACAGTCGGACATCAAAGCGATACTTTCCTTTTTAATATTCCTTTCTGAGTTGTATATTATGTCTTGTAAGCTGGCTTTGTACCTGAGTTTACTTAGTCTTAGCAGCATTTGCGACTTGGTAAAGTTTCTGTGTTGCCACTCTGCATCGATGACTGTACCGATGCATTCATGCGTGTCTGGATGTGCATCTGCGGGAAGCTTCAATATGCTTTCGTAGGCTGACGCCATGCCTGTAAGATGAAGTTTCTGCATCTGCTGCAATGTTGCTTGTGTATTCATTTTTGATAAATATTTGGTGATAAAAAATATGATTTAATTTTCGTTAATTGATAAATTGCAGGGTTGATTGGGAATAATAGACTGGCCCGCGAAGGTTGTCGTGTGCCGGTAATTTCTGATCTTCTTTTTCTTGTTCATTGATTGGGATTTCTATTTTATCCATATTGTTTTGGAGGATGGTTTGTAAGATCCCGTATGTCGCCCGATGACCTGCAGCCGCTCTTTTAGAAGCATTTTCGAGCCTTTCGTTGCCATATTTATCGCCTAACCTAAGGATACCCAAACATGCATTGTACGTCTGCTCTACGATATGTTTTGAGTCAAGGATCGTTTGTACCGCCCACAAAGTGTGAGGCCCGATCTCTGATGCCTTTTTCTTAAAATAGGCGGCATCCCATCCTTTTTGTTCTTGATATCTGATGTGTTTTTCCGGCATGTGAGCTGCCAGGGTAGAATAGGCATATTCTCTGTAGTCTCTTTTGTGTATAGCGATACGTTCTGTACCACAATAGATCTCTACGCTGTGACTGGTATATATGATCTGAGTTGATTTGCCTATGTATTGGTATGGCACACTGTAATAATGGTTATTCTCTCCCACGATGACATGATAGTTTCTTTGCACTTTTGCTATGGTACTTTTATTGACTTCAAACATTGAAGATGGTAAGGGACGTAAATTTTCTTTCTCATTTTGTTCAAACCGCTCACGTCTGCTGTATGCCTTGCCCTGCATTTTTTTATTATTGAGTTCATCTAACTGTTTGCGGAAAGCGGCATTAAGTTCGTCTAATGAATGAAATACCTGATCTCTGAGCGGCGCATAAATATGATTGTAAACGATGGTTACATGGCGCTCTACGTTGGCTTTATCCTTGGGTTTGCCTACTCTGGTGGCATCTAGTTCCATCGTATAGTATGCCCCCATCTGGCTACAAAACTCTGTAAACTTTGGCTCATATCTGTCTGCCTTGGCTACATAGCTTTTTAGATTGTCGCTCGTTAAAACCGAAGGCGTCCCTCCTATATACTTCAAGGCTTCGTTGATGGCTATGACAAAATCTGATTGTTTCTGACTAGGTACAGCATACACATGTGTGAAGGATGAAAATGGAAGTGTGGTCACCAGTACTTCACAGTGATGTACTTCGCCAGTCCTTACGTCTACCCACTGTGCTTTACTACCGGCAAAGTCTACCATCATACGATATCCGGCTTTGTGCTCTATGCGGATAGTGGCTTCATTGATGGTACGATATTCCTTTAATTTACGGCAAAACCTGCTGTAACTATATCCGGTTGGATAATCAACTATATATTGTTTGTATATTGTTTCTCTGGTGACACCATGACGGCCTAATTCGTTTATAATCCAGGGAAGTAACTCTTTAAATTTTTCATTCCTATAATACTCCGGGCTATCAGACGATGGCTGTTCATAAAAGAGCCGATGAAATGCTTCATCCGACATTTGGTCCATCTGCGAAATATCTACGCCTGATAATTTGAAAATAGCAAGATACTTTTTTAACAGTATTTTTAGATACTCCATATATCCGGGAGGTTTTCCTTATGGTCTCTCCGCTCAATACATCTTTTAAAATAGATTTTACCTGATTCATTCTTGTGGGTTTAAATGCCATATCCAATTTTATTAGTTTATAAATTGGACACAACGTAATTTAAATTATCCACTTCAAATTCGGCACTGACCTTTTTTACCTTTTATAAATCAGGGGGTCAGCTTGCCGCCATTTAGGGGGTCAGCTTGAGCGCCATTTGATGGGTCAGCTTGGTAGGAATAAACAACAACCAGAATACTTTTGTCTTTTAATTCATAAATGATAGATCCTTTTTCAACAATTACAAAGGTATAGCTATCGTGAAAATGCCATGGATATTCATGCTTTGAAATTTCTCCTTCAAAGGTTTCTATATCTAAATATTTCTTATAATTTACCAAAGATACTTGATTTTTAAGAGCTTAGCTACTTCAATTTTTTATTATAAATTTATAACCTAAAGATTTCATATTCATTTAGAAAAATACGAAAATACAAAAGTGCGTTATTCTGATCCAAATTCAAAAGTTATTTTTTAAAGACATTAATTGATGAAACTTTTAACAGGATGAAGTATAACGGCACCAATATTTTTGAATTTAACAACACAACAAATTTAGGAACTAATTTTGAACAAGATGACTGAGTGGTCTCGTCTTTGATGCCGAATATTTTCTGTCCACTATATTTTTACTTTGTCCAAGGTTCCTTGATATTAGCATTCACGAATTTTTCACCGTCAAAAATGCACATACCTTGCCAGGTGCCGAACCAAAGTTGTCCTTTGTTATCTTCATAAATGCTTAGCACAAGATTTGCAGTTAATCCGTTTTCAGTAGTGTATAACGTGAAATTAGTGCCGTCATATTTATATACTCCAACATTTTCTGCCGTAAACCAGATGTTTCCTTTTCTATCTTCTAAAAAAGCACCGGTTTCTTCTCCTTTTATAATGCCATCCTTTGTTAAATTGGTGAAAGAAGTTCCATCAAATTTACTGGTTCCTCCAAACAATGTTCCAATCCAAATATTTCCTTTATAGTCTTCAAAAAAACCGGCATTATCGTCAGTAAGTCCATTTTTTTTGGTTAAATGAGTAAACTTCCGGTTCTTGTATTTAAAAATTCCATTTCCATCGGTAGAAAACCACATCGTCCCATTTCGATCTTCCATAATTTTAAACACCAATTTATCAGAAAGTCTGGGTTTAAAATCTTCAACTTTTGTTTCTGGCAACAAAAAAGGTGTAAACTTCTCTCCATCAAAATGACTAACTCCTCCGATCGATCCAACCCAAATGAGTCCGTTTTTGTCAATGGTTAAACCCCAAATTTCAGGATCATCACCTGGTAATCCTTCTTTTTTTGCAAATGATGTAAATTGCTTGCCATCGTATTTTATGAGTCCTTCAGAAGTTCCAAACCATACATTGCCAGCTTTATCTTCTACTATTGACAGAACCCTCATCCCTGGCCCGATTCTTTCGATGTTCATTTTTTCAAGTAATGTACCATCGTAGCGTATGATCCCGCTTCCATTTGTTCCAAACCAATAATTCCCTTTTGTATCTTGATACATAGACCTTACAAACTCTCTGACCATTCCATTCAGATTGGTATGAATTTGCGGAAATGTGGTATTATTATTGAATACCAATGGATTCTTTGTCACTATTTCTATAGGAACATTGGCTGATTTTTCTTTGACTTGTCCGGTGCATGAAGACAAATGAAATGAGAGCACAATTAAAATTAGCTTTCTTATAATGAATACTTTCTTTATTTCGATGTTTGTCATATGTTTAAGTTTATTACTCGTGTTTTCATTATTTCCAAGGTCCACGTGTCGTTATGTTTACAACATCGCCTTCCTTATTAATTCTGTATAATCCTCCTGCTCCGCCCAACCATAAATTCCCTTTTCGGTCCTCCATCATTCCCATGATTGAAATCGGAACATCAAAATTTTTAAACGATGCGCCCTGCCCGACTTCGTCATTCAGGCGGGCATCATATCTATATACACCATTTTTGACGGTGCTTATCCATATGTTATCAGATTTGTCTCTGTAGATTCCGTACACATCACCATCATTAAATCCCTTGATTTCCGGAAATGAAATTATCTTCTTGCCTATCATTTTATTGACGCCACCCTTTCCAAATCGTTTTTCTGGGTCAG
Proteins encoded in this region:
- a CDS encoding helix-turn-helix transcriptional regulator, whose protein sequence is MYRKKNKIGTLKVIDVNVINIIADLLNKIKLNYTKTELKKIISGINLLINPQQVGQKDELNESLNILPNLNYDLSIDELAQEAHLSKFHFQRKFKKKYGLTIGQLKQQEKTIKAKTLLENGELSTDAAYELGFFDQSHFTILR
- a CDS encoding ATP-binding protein, which gives rise to MNTQATLQQMQKLHLTGMASAYESILKLPADAHPDTHECIGTVIDAEWQHRNFTKSQMLLRLSKLRYKASLQDIIYNSERNIKKESIALMSDCSFIERAQNVIITGATGSGKSFLACALGNQACLHAYRTLYFNMNRFTEQLSLAKLQGTYIKWLNQLKKADLIILDDFGLQQLDQNAKLALLQMLEDRYDYKSTIIVSQLPIEHWHSFINEPTIADAILDRILAKCFNFDLKGKSLRIKI
- a CDS encoding IS21 family transposase — translated: MEYLKILLKKYLAIFKLSGVDISQMDQMSDEAFHRLFYEQPSSDSPEYYRNEKFKELLPWIINELGRHGVTRETIYKQYIVDYPTGYSYSRFCRKLKEYRTINEATIRIEHKAGYRMMVDFAGSKAQWVDVRTGEVHHCEVLVTTLPFSSFTHVYAVPSQKQSDFVIAINEALKYIGGTPSVLTSDNLKSYVAKADRYEPKFTEFCSQMGAYYTMELDATRVGKPKDKANVERHVTIVYNHIYAPLRDQVFHSLDELNAAFRKQLDELNNKKMQGKAYSRRERFEQNEKENLRPLPSSMFEVNKSTIAKVQRNYHVIVGENNHYYSVPYQYIGKSTQIIYTSHSVEIYCGTERIAIHKRDYREYAYSTLAAHMPEKHIRYQEQKGWDAAYFKKKASEIGPHTLWAVQTILDSKHIVEQTYNACLGILRLGDKYGNERLENASKRAAAGHRATYGILQTILQNNMDKIEIPINEQEKEDQKLPAHDNLRGPVYYSQSTLQFIN
- a CDS encoding AraC family ligand binding domain-containing protein, whose translation is MVNYKKYLDIETFEGEISKHEYPWHFHDSYTFVIVEKGSIIYELKDKSILVVVYSYQADPSNGAQADPLNGGKLTP